CGCCGAGCGTCATCTGTCCGGTCGCCACCTTGAGGCCGCCGGCGACGGCGATGAGGACATAGCTGAGGTACGACACGAACTGCATCGAAGGCATGATCATGCCGGAGACGAACTGCGCTCCGGCCGATGCCTTGTACAGCGATTCGTTGCGACGGTCGAACTCCTCGAGCATGACTTCGTCCCGACCGAAGGCCCGGACGATGTCGAGGCCGGAGAACGACTCTTCGACGTGTCCGTTGACCTCACCGGTGTGCTTCCACTGCGCTTTGAACAGCTTCTGCGACCGGGTGCCGATGACACCGGCGATGATCGCCGACAGCGGCAGAGCGATGAGAGCCAGCAGTGCGAGCTGCCAGGACACGATGAACATCATCACGCCGATGCCGATGATCGTCAGCGCCGACTGCACGAGCTGCGAGAACGCCTGCTGCAGGGCCTGCTGGATGTTGTCTACGTCGTTGGTCACTCGAGACATCACGTCGCCACGCTGCCGAGTGTCGAAGTAGCGCAGCGGCAGACGGTTGATCTTGCGTTCGATGTCCTCACGCAGTCGGTAGACCACGCGCATAACGAGGGCATTGAGGATGTACCCCTGCGCCCACATCAGCATCGAGGCCACCAGGTACATGAGCAGGACGACAATGATGATCTGGCCGAGCGCAGTGAAGTCGATTCCCTGCCCGGGCACCACCTCGGCGGTGGAGAGCATATCGGCGAAGTCGTCGCGGCCTTCGGCTCGGGCACCGGCGATGATGTCGTCGATGTTCGCACCCTCGGGCAGCTGCGCACCGATGACTCCGGAGTAGACGACGTCCATCGCCTTGCCGAGCACCTTGGGAGCGATGACGGTGAGGACGACGGAACCGACGACGAGGGCGACGACACCGATCATGCCTTTCTTCTCACTCGCCATGAGTCCGAACAGGCGTTTGACGGAAGGCCAGAAGTGCTTGGCCTTGCGCGGAGGTGTGCCGCCGCTCATCTCGAGCTCTTCGCCGCTGGGGATATATTCGTCTTCCGCTGCCACCACGGTTTCTGTCGAGGTGTCATTGGCCATGTCAGTTCACCTCTTCCGTGGTCAGCTGCGATTCGATGATCTCGCGGTAGGTCGGGTTCGTCTCGGCGAGTTCCTCATGAGTGCCGCGACCGACGATCTTCCCAGCCTCGAGGACGATGATCTGATCAGCGTCCCGGATCGTCGACACGCGTTGGGCGACGACGATGACGGTGGCATCCCCCGTCGACTCGTCGAGGGCCGCCCGCAGCCGTGCGTCGGTGGCGACGTCGAGAGCGGAGAACGAATCGTCGAACACGTAGATCCGCGGCTTCACCGTCAGGGCTCTGGCGATGCACAGACGCTGACGCTGCCCGCCGGAATAGTTCGTGCCTCCCTGGGCGACGCGCTCTTCAAGCTGATCGTTCTTCTCGGCCACGAAGCCATCGGCCTGAGCGATGCGCAGAGCCTCCCACAGCTCTTCGTCAGTAGCGTCCTCATTGCCGAAGCGCAGGTTCGAAGCGATCGTCCCGGAGAACAGGTACGGCTTCTGCGGCACCAGGCCGATGAGCTGTGCCAGCTGGTGGCGGTTGAACTCGGTGACAGGGTTTCCGTCGATGAAGATCTCGCCTGCCTGCGGATCGATGAGTCTGGGGATGAGATTGACGATCGTGGACTTGCCCGAACCAGTCGATCCGATGATGGCGGTGGTCGTTCCGGGCTGGGCAGTGAAGGTCAAACCTTCCAGCACGGGCTCCTCGGCGCCGGGGTATCCGAAGGTGACATTGCGGAATTCGAGCTCACCGCGGCCGGGCAGATCCGTGACACCGGCCGGGATTGTCATCGTGCTTCGGGTGCCGAGGATCTCTGAGATGCGTTCGGCGCAGACGACGGCGCGCGGAATCATCATCATCATGAATACGCCCATCATCACGGCCACGAGGATCTGCAGCAGGTATTGGAGGAACGCGGTCAGCGATCCCACTTCCATCTGTCCGGCATCGACGCGGTGACCGCCGAACCACAGGACGGCTGCAGTTGCGAGGTGGAGGATCATCATGATGGCGGGGAACATGAGGACGAACAGATTGCCGACCTTGACCGAGGTTTCGGTCAGAGCACGGTTGGCATCGGCGTAGCGGTCGGTCTCGAAGGGTTCACGGACGAAGGCGCGGATGACGCGGATGCCGGTGATCTGTTCGCGCAGAACGCCGTTGATATCGTCGACCTGGTCCTGCATGCGGCGGAACAGCGGCATGAGGAGGTAGACGAGGATGGCGACGACGATGAACAGGACCGGCACGGAGACCCACACCAGCCAGGACAGCCCGGCGTCTTCACGCAGGGCCATGATGATGCCGCCGATGCACATGATCGGTGTCGAGACCATGAAGTTCAGGGTCATGAGCACCAGCATCTGAACCTGTTGGACGTCGTTGGTGTTCCGGGTGATGAGGGTGGCGGACCCGAATTTTCCGACTTCGAGCATCGACAGGTCATCGACCTGCCGGTAGATGGCTCTGCGGAGGTCACGACCGACGCCCATTCCCGTGCGGGCGCCGAAGTAGATCGCGGTGATTGCTGTGACGACCTGCACGAAGCAGACGAGCAGCATCGTCATGCCCGTCGACCAGATGAAGTCGGTGTCTCCCTTGGCGACACCTTCATCGATGATTCGAGCATTGAGGCTGGGAAGGTACAGCGCTGCTATGGTCGAGGCCAATTGCAGGATGACGACGAGAAAGATGAACGGCCAGTAGTTTTTGGCGTATTTCAGGGACAGGCGGAGTAGTGCCACGTTGAACGTCCTGAGTGAAGAGTGGCTGACAATTGAGTCGTGAGTGTTGCGAAGCGCAACAAACTACCTTACATGGATTCTCCTCCCAGAGATAGATGATCGGGGCGGCGGATCGGGCTCTTCAGTTGAGACCTCTACCTCATCATGAGGCACTGACACGGGCTTCGCACCGCGTGCCTCCTCGATTCTCGGGCGCTCCCGCATACGCTTGAAAGCATGAGCTCAACTCTGCAGGATCTGGTCAATCGCGCCGTCTTCTATTCGACGGAGGTGCAGACGCATTTCGGTGCGCTCATCTCCGACGCCGAGTGGGAAGTCGACTTCAGCTCCGACCCGCACCTGACGTTCACGTCGGCCGACGGCGCCGTCCTGCGCACCCGGCCGCATCTGCTCGGTTCGGAGTCCGACCGGGAGAAGACGTGGCTGTGGGGGTGGGAGAACGTCAATGACTTCCCCGATGCTGTCGTGGGCCTGTCCCACGAGGTGCGCAAGTTCGGTGCCGCGGAAGAGGTCACCGAGCTCACGACCCCCGAGATCTCCCTCGATGAGGAACTCGCTCTGCGTCTGACCCTGGCGTCGAAGGAAGCCACCGACAATTGGGCCCACTATCCTGCCGCCGCTGGTGCCGGTACAACTGTGTGGCTCCTCGTCGAAGCCGCCGAGATCGCGCTGCCCACACCGCAGGTCAAGGTGTCTGTGCGGGCACTCATGCAGGGGTTGACGCAGACGACAGTCACCGACCACCGGGCGGCCATCGAGTCGTACGTCGCCAAGCGCGGAATTCCGACGGCGGACCTCCCCGAGGGCGGCATGCGGATGCTGTTCGCCGACGGCTCCGCGGATCTGTCGTTCGACGATCAGCGACGCATCTCCAACTGCGACCTGAATGCGCCCCTCGAGGGCGAGGCTGCCGAGCAGTTCGCCGCCGCTGCGGGGTCCACCGGCACCCCCACCGAGGCGGCCGCCTCCTCCCGTACGCCAGGCTCGGCCTCCGCTCCCGCCGCGGAGGAAGCTGCGGCACCAGCTGCGACGGCACCTTCGGCTCCCGCGCCCGCTCCGGTGGAGGAACCGTCCCGGACGGAAACCCAGCCGGTCGAGGAACCCGCCGCTGAGGCGACCCCAACGGCCGAGACCCAGGCCGACGACGCTGCAGAGCCCGCAGCGGAGGCTGCAGACGCTTCGACACAGGACAAGCAGCCGGAGGTCGAGCAGTCGGCAGGAGACGAACCTGTTGAGCCCGCTGCGGCGAAGACTCCGATCGAGGAAGAGCCTGCCAAGGAGGCCAAGCCGAAGAAGAAGGGGCTGTTCTCGAAGCTGTTCGGGCGCTGAAACACCAACGAGCTGGTAGATCACCGGCATCACCTTTGGGACCCCGCCGATCGGTGGGGTCCCTCACGATTCATCGGCTTTCAGCGATTGACAGGTGTCTCGGGGCCCCACCGGAAGCCACGGCTGAAGAGGAACCGTCGCTCTTCATCGTTGCGCAGCTTCAGTTCCGCGTCGTCCGATTGCAGCGAGAACGCCCTCGCCCCCGTCTTCGAGTACCGGCACTCGACTGTGCCGATGGAGTCACGAATCAGCCCCTGAGCACCTTTGCGAACCGGGTAGAACTCTGCTGTGATGACCACCCCATCGACTATGAACACACGGACAACGATCTCCATGTCACCAGCCACGAGGCACTCCGACGCTTCCTCCACCTCCCCTGGTTGCTACCTGACGGGGGCCCAGCAACCCCGCGCCAGGTAGCTGGGCCCCCGCCAAGTAGCACCAACCACCACACAACCCACCCAACACACTCATTCGTGAATACAGTGATGGCCCCGCCCAAAAACTGGACGAGGCCATCACCCCAAAAAGAATATTGCGGCAGTCACTTACTCTCCCACAACCACCAAGTTGCAGTACCATCAGCGCGAATGGGCTTAGCTACCGGGATCGGAACGGTTAACCGGGCGTTTCCCCACCACTATCACCACCGCAAAACCAACAAACCACCACCACAACCCCACACAAGGTCATCAGCGGTAATGGTCCAAGAACCGCACAGCGAACGCGAACACCAAAAAACCTATGCAACATGCACACCCACAACGGGGCATGAACTCTTCCAGCCACAACTAGAAAAGACTACTCACAAAACAAACTCGCACACACACCAACCCCAACAAAAAGAAAGTGGTTGATGAGTGATCGGTGTATTAGTACCAGTCAACTCCACACCTCACAGTGCTTCCATACCCGGCCTATCAACCCCATCATCTATAGGACACCTCCCCTGACAACAGTCAGTTGGAAATCTCATCTCGGAGCCGGCTTCCCGCTTAGATGCTTTCAGCGGTTATCCATCCCGAACGTAGCCAACCAGCCATGCTCCTGGCGGAACAACTGGCACACCAGAGGTTCGTCCGTCCCGGTCCTCTCGTACTAAGGACAGACCTCCACAAATTTCCTACGCACGCAGCGGATAGGGACCGAACTGTCTCACGACGTTCTAAACCCAGCTCGCGTACCGCTTTAATGGGCGAACAGCCCAACCCTTGGGACCGACTCCAGCCCAGGATGCGACGAGCCGACATCGAGGTGCCAAACCATGCCGTCGATATGGACTCTTGGGCAAGATCAGCCTGTTATCCCCGAGGTACCTTTTATCCGTTGAGCGACCACGCTTCCACAAGCCATGGCCGGGTCACTAGTCCCAGCTTTCGCTCCTGCTCGACACGTCCGTCTCACAGTCAAGCTCCCTTGTGCACTTACACTCGACACCTGATTGCCAACCAGGCTGAGGGAACCTTTGGGCGCCTCCGTTACTCTTTAGGAGGCAACCGCCCCAGTTAAACTACCCATCAGGCACTGTCCCTGAACCCGATCAGGGTCCGAAGTTCAGGAATCCACTATGGTCAGAGTGGTATTTCACCGATCGACTCCACCCCAACTAGCGTCAGGGCCTCTACGTCTTCCACCTATCCTACACAAACCACACCGAATCCCAATACCAAACTATAGTGAAGGTCTCGGGGTCTTTCCGTCCTGCTGCGCGTAACGAGCATCTTTACTCGTAATGCAATTTCGCCGAGTTCGTGGTTGAGACAGCAGAGAAGTCGTTACGCCATTCGTGCAGGTCGGAACTTACCCGACAAGGAATTTCGCTACCTTAGGATGGTTATAGTTACCACCGCCGTTTACTGGGGCTTAAATTCTCCGCTTCACCCTTACGAGTTAACAGGTCCTCTTAACCTTCCAGCACCGGGCAGGCGTCAGTCCGTATACATCGACTTACATCTTCGCACGGACCTGTGTTTTTAATAAACAGTCGCTTCTCTCTGGCCTCTGCGACCACCACCAGCACATCCCCACGCATGGTGAGTTCACCGGGATGGTCCCCCTTCTCCCGAAGTTACGGGGGCATTTTGCCGAGTTCCTTAACCACGATTCTCTCGATCACCTTAGTATTCTCTACTCGACCACCTGTGTCGGTTATAGGGTACGGGCAACACACACCCTCACGTCGATGCTTTTCTCGGCAGCAGAGGATCACCAGATCACCCCACCCATGTGGGGCGCCCATCAGCTCTCACACTCTGTGTGGGGACGGA
Above is a window of Brevibacterium siliguriense DNA encoding:
- a CDS encoding DUF6882 domain-containing protein, yielding MSSTLQDLVNRAVFYSTEVQTHFGALISDAEWEVDFSSDPHLTFTSADGAVLRTRPHLLGSESDREKTWLWGWENVNDFPDAVVGLSHEVRKFGAAEEVTELTTPEISLDEELALRLTLASKEATDNWAHYPAAAGAGTTVWLLVEAAEIALPTPQVKVSVRALMQGLTQTTVTDHRAAIESYVAKRGIPTADLPEGGMRMLFADGSADLSFDDQRRISNCDLNAPLEGEAAEQFAAAAGSTGTPTEAAASSRTPGSASAPAAEEAAAPAATAPSAPAPAPVEEPSRTETQPVEEPAAEATPTAETQADDAAEPAAEAADASTQDKQPEVEQSAGDEPVEPAAAKTPIEEEPAKEAKPKKKGLFSKLFGR
- a CDS encoding ABC transporter ATP-binding protein; its protein translation is MALLRLSLKYAKNYWPFIFLVVILQLASTIAALYLPSLNARIIDEGVAKGDTDFIWSTGMTMLLVCFVQVVTAITAIYFGARTGMGVGRDLRRAIYRQVDDLSMLEVGKFGSATLITRNTNDVQQVQMLVLMTLNFMVSTPIMCIGGIIMALREDAGLSWLVWVSVPVLFIVVAILVYLLMPLFRRMQDQVDDINGVLREQITGIRVIRAFVREPFETDRYADANRALTETSVKVGNLFVLMFPAIMMILHLATAAVLWFGGHRVDAGQMEVGSLTAFLQYLLQILVAVMMGVFMMMMIPRAVVCAERISEILGTRSTMTIPAGVTDLPGRGELEFRNVTFGYPGAEEPVLEGLTFTAQPGTTTAIIGSTGSGKSTIVNLIPRLIDPQAGEIFIDGNPVTEFNRHQLAQLIGLVPQKPYLFSGTIASNLRFGNEDATDEELWEALRIAQADGFVAEKNDQLEERVAQGGTNYSGGQRQRLCIARALTVKPRIYVFDDSFSALDVATDARLRAALDESTGDATVIVVAQRVSTIRDADQIIVLEAGKIVGRGTHEELAETNPTYREIIESQLTTEEVN